The Caulifigura coniformis genome includes a region encoding these proteins:
- a CDS encoding Ig-like domain-containing protein: MSLCRSLAIASVVMMLTGCSSVDDSKWLKDRKPVYQVNGKVTHKGTPLSGAAVAFRSGDAANAIGAAGLTDAEGKFTLTTYETGDGAVEGRHVVTVAKSVVEGEDPSYFDEKSPNYGKTPPPTKVKSLIPTKYARPESSGLSAEVKKDGPNDITIELKD; encoded by the coding sequence ATGTCTCTCTGTCGCTCTCTGGCAATTGCGTCCGTCGTCATGATGCTGACTGGCTGCAGCTCCGTGGATGACTCCAAATGGCTGAAGGACCGCAAGCCGGTTTATCAGGTGAATGGCAAGGTGACCCATAAGGGGACGCCACTCTCAGGGGCCGCCGTGGCGTTTCGCTCCGGCGATGCGGCCAACGCGATCGGCGCGGCCGGACTGACCGACGCCGAAGGCAAGTTCACCCTCACGACTTATGAAACCGGTGACGGCGCGGTCGAGGGGCGGCATGTGGTGACGGTCGCCAAATCGGTCGTCGAAGGGGAAGACCCTTCGTACTTCGACGAGAAGTCTCCCAACTATGGCAAGACGCCCCCTCCGACGAAGGTGAAGTCGCTGATCCCGACGAAGTACGCCCGGCCCGAGTCGTCGGGGCTGTCGGCCGAAGTGAAGAAGGATGGCCCCAACGACATCACGATCGAGTTGAAAGACTGA
- a CDS encoding SGNH/GDSL hydrolase family protein: MTRLAILHIALVSGIFSTSALAQTPGGGAEEFLDRVRTPFWTSTTQVEPLFFIQQSADQRPQAKLLFPATTIARLTSADRTTTYEAGRDYTLGEEGVVSLPEGSRIPFKTLDQLYPLMTSNEPRIRGRRGDETRGILFGEGAFYHALQAEVTYDAKEARWDGPRPEYAGERLPRLTAKLKAKQPVHILVCGDSISAGGNASKVTKASPGCPAFPELVAGALGRANQSDVTLTNVAVGGWTSDQGLKQAQDDRPAKGKQPDLVIIAFGMNDVGRRDVARYRRNIEGIISEVRKDAPEAEFLLVATMLGNKEWFLPMDQFPIYRDALVELQGPGIAVADLTAMWDGLQKRKSFYDLTGNGVNHPNDFGHLVYGQVIFGTLYR; the protein is encoded by the coding sequence ATGACCCGCCTCGCGATCCTGCATATCGCTCTTGTCTCAGGGATCTTCTCCACGTCCGCTCTTGCCCAGACTCCGGGCGGCGGCGCTGAAGAGTTTCTCGATCGCGTCCGGACTCCGTTCTGGACGTCCACGACCCAGGTCGAGCCATTGTTCTTCATTCAACAGTCGGCTGACCAGAGGCCGCAGGCGAAGCTGCTGTTCCCGGCGACGACGATCGCCCGTCTGACCTCGGCCGACCGCACGACAACCTATGAAGCCGGCCGTGACTACACGCTGGGCGAAGAGGGAGTCGTGTCGCTGCCGGAAGGAAGCCGCATTCCGTTCAAGACGCTCGATCAGCTTTATCCGTTGATGACGTCCAATGAGCCGAGGATCCGCGGACGTCGCGGCGACGAGACTCGCGGCATCCTGTTCGGCGAAGGCGCGTTCTACCACGCGCTCCAGGCGGAAGTGACGTATGACGCGAAAGAGGCCCGGTGGGACGGCCCGCGGCCCGAGTATGCCGGCGAGCGCCTTCCGCGCTTGACCGCGAAGCTCAAGGCGAAACAGCCGGTGCACATTCTCGTATGCGGCGACAGCATCTCGGCCGGGGGCAACGCGTCGAAGGTGACGAAGGCCAGCCCGGGATGTCCCGCCTTTCCGGAACTTGTCGCGGGAGCTCTCGGGCGTGCGAACCAGAGTGACGTGACGCTGACGAACGTCGCCGTCGGCGGCTGGACTTCCGACCAGGGATTGAAGCAGGCGCAGGACGACCGGCCCGCGAAGGGAAAGCAGCCCGACCTCGTCATCATCGCGTTTGGGATGAACGATGTCGGTCGCCGCGATGTGGCGCGCTACCGCAGGAACATCGAAGGCATCATCAGCGAAGTTCGGAAAGACGCCCCTGAGGCGGAGTTTCTTCTGGTGGCCACGATGCTCGGGAACAAGGAATGGTTTCTGCCGATGGACCAGTTCCCGATTTATCGCGATGCACTCGTCGAGCTGCAGGGCCCGGGAATCGCCGTTGCCGACCTCACGGCCATGTGGGACGGACTGCAGAAACGGAAGTCGTTCTACGACCTCACCGGCAACGGTGTGAACCATCCGAACGATTTCGGCCACCTGGTTTATGGCCAGGTCATCTTCGGCACGCTGTACCGCTGA